A stretch of Myceligenerans xiligouense DNA encodes these proteins:
- a CDS encoding LamG domain-containing protein, which produces MLALGAVLGLPVAPPVVADDVVPGDEPVECVDVVTDPAVDPVHVAVACGHEVEVAAARTPWDTYFMQPNGTYRWESSLEASRTRIDGVWRPASGVLVPDPEASEGLAAAGGVYDIDIRAAAPGEPFAVLADTAGVAGDVGWDNVPGQEPAAPAGERSLSVSLPGLPFAVGEPVVDGQDETRATMPLIDPASGQEVPGARVVVTVDGDGTGLLPVLQIDDADAYQRLDEASGGVGVSFEMAVSDDLRIEAPDPVDTGDGQVVPAGEFEVVDPTAGGGEAGVEVFSGGRAQQWDSSASQTELAAERSSAAASLTSDVDEEEPTGSVDRLVAPLDGDLVTDMDVQIAADGSTVTATAEPSMFADPDATGPFHVDPSIKGGLHQWTAVRSGWPESASSYQYKGSEGVGLCPTTGYPVCDRHSISRLLFEFNMSGLPDGVSGGHVSGASFSAVGKHSYTCNKYSVSLYRTGANVVSSSTNWNSKGSWASDKKLSERKVTHRNGCADQSYRVSWSAKAAAQVVANNNWNYLTLGLRANDEGDQTKWQRYVASELDDGTSRKATFTVWFNRPPIMPSTASMRTKVSSTGSELDCATWSGDPTVVRTRRPYFQARGTDPDGVSPWNQKVQVKFRVIPQGSHTPRWESGWTSLKASTSTHRVQVPSGKALASQTVYKWHARTRDSSGKTSAWSDTTCWIRPDVTGPNSPDVSSAQYPGWPEGVHGAVGTPGTFTFKANGSNDLTAYKYSFNNGEKAGTIPTSGSNSKSVPFTPSQPGYNEVVVQSKDEAGLWSDDSKYEFWVAYPARDGLWHMDEGTGTTAANEVTTTPTAGDLTWDSGVTWGTGAWRETLADPDDPNDTRFENDRSLVFDGTGFAHSQGPAVAIDQSYTVMAFLKPADDFSGVGAAVSQEGENRGAFHLGYTDNANCNTDVDEDTGLQLPCWGLWVKDDDSTGAGHQAARSDVPAVAGQWVHVVGTYDVSDPAEPTLSVRVCDPTESLATPEPVTVEADPVTWTAPGPMRLGSGIRAGTPEWVFRGAVDDVRVYRELVDAERLDRICKGTETA; this is translated from the coding sequence GTGCTGGCGCTCGGCGCGGTGCTGGGGCTGCCGGTGGCGCCGCCCGTGGTGGCTGACGATGTGGTTCCTGGGGATGAGCCGGTCGAGTGCGTCGATGTGGTCACGGATCCGGCGGTGGATCCGGTGCATGTGGCGGTCGCCTGCGGTCATGAGGTTGAGGTTGCTGCGGCCAGGACGCCTTGGGATACGTACTTCATGCAGCCGAACGGGACGTATCGGTGGGAGTCTTCGCTTGAGGCTTCCAGGACTCGCATTGACGGCGTGTGGCGGCCCGCGTCGGGCGTGCTGGTTCCGGATCCGGAGGCTTCGGAGGGGCTTGCTGCTGCCGGTGGCGTCTATGACATCGACATCCGCGCGGCTGCGCCTGGGGAGCCGTTCGCGGTGCTGGCGGATACGGCTGGTGTCGCGGGCGACGTGGGTTGGGACAATGTTCCTGGCCAGGAGCCTGCCGCGCCTGCGGGCGAGCGAAGCCTGTCGGTGAGTCTGCCGGGTCTGCCCTTTGCCGTCGGTGAACCGGTCGTGGATGGTCAGGATGAGACGCGTGCGACGATGCCGCTCATCGATCCGGCCTCGGGCCAGGAGGTGCCGGGCGCGCGGGTGGTCGTGACTGTCGATGGCGACGGGACGGGCCTGCTGCCGGTGCTGCAGATCGATGATGCGGACGCGTATCAACGGCTGGATGAGGCGTCGGGCGGGGTCGGGGTCTCGTTCGAGATGGCAGTGTCGGATGACCTGCGGATCGAGGCTCCTGATCCGGTCGACACCGGAGATGGGCAGGTCGTGCCGGCGGGCGAGTTCGAAGTCGTCGATCCGACCGCGGGCGGCGGTGAAGCGGGCGTGGAGGTGTTCTCCGGGGGGCGTGCGCAGCAGTGGGATTCCTCGGCGAGCCAGACCGAACTCGCTGCGGAACGCTCGAGCGCTGCGGCGTCGCTGACCTCGGATGTGGACGAGGAGGAGCCCACGGGGAGCGTGGACCGTCTGGTCGCTCCGCTCGATGGTGATCTGGTCACGGACATGGACGTGCAGATCGCTGCGGACGGGAGCACGGTCACTGCAACGGCCGAGCCGTCGATGTTTGCCGACCCGGATGCGACGGGCCCGTTTCATGTCGACCCGTCGATCAAGGGCGGGCTGCACCAGTGGACGGCGGTACGGTCAGGGTGGCCGGAGAGCGCCTCGTCGTACCAGTACAAGGGTTCGGAGGGCGTGGGCCTGTGCCCGACGACGGGCTACCCGGTGTGTGACCGGCACAGCATCTCGCGGCTGTTGTTCGAGTTCAACATGTCCGGCCTGCCCGATGGCGTCTCGGGTGGGCACGTGTCCGGCGCGAGCTTCTCCGCAGTGGGCAAGCACTCGTACACGTGCAACAAGTACTCGGTCTCGCTGTACCGGACAGGCGCGAACGTGGTGTCGTCCTCGACGAACTGGAACTCGAAGGGCTCATGGGCCTCGGACAAGAAGCTGTCCGAGCGGAAGGTGACACACCGGAACGGGTGCGCCGACCAGTCGTATCGCGTGTCCTGGAGCGCGAAGGCAGCCGCGCAGGTGGTGGCGAACAACAACTGGAACTACCTGACCCTGGGTCTGCGTGCCAATGACGAGGGCGACCAGACCAAGTGGCAGCGGTATGTGGCCAGCGAACTGGATGACGGTACGTCGCGTAAGGCGACGTTCACGGTGTGGTTCAACCGTCCGCCGATCATGCCTTCGACCGCGTCGATGCGCACCAAGGTGTCCTCGACCGGGAGCGAGTTGGACTGCGCGACGTGGTCGGGGGATCCGACGGTGGTGCGTACGCGTCGTCCGTACTTCCAGGCGCGTGGAACCGACCCGGACGGTGTCTCGCCGTGGAACCAGAAGGTTCAGGTGAAGTTCCGCGTGATCCCGCAGGGAAGTCACACGCCGCGCTGGGAGTCGGGCTGGACCAGTCTGAAGGCGAGCACTTCGACTCATCGGGTGCAGGTGCCCTCGGGCAAGGCCCTGGCGAGCCAGACGGTCTACAAGTGGCACGCGCGGACACGTGATTCGTCGGGCAAGACCTCCGCGTGGTCGGACACGACGTGCTGGATCCGTCCGGACGTGACTGGTCCGAACTCGCCGGATGTGTCCTCTGCTCAGTACCCGGGCTGGCCCGAAGGGGTACATGGGGCGGTGGGGACGCCGGGGACGTTCACGTTCAAGGCGAACGGATCGAATGACCTGACGGCGTACAAGTACTCGTTCAACAACGGAGAAAAGGCCGGCACCATCCCGACGTCGGGCAGCAACTCGAAGTCGGTACCGTTCACGCCGAGTCAGCCGGGCTACAACGAAGTGGTCGTTCAGTCCAAGGACGAGGCCGGGCTCTGGTCGGACGATTCCAAGTACGAGTTCTGGGTCGCCTACCCGGCTCGGGACGGGCTCTGGCACATGGACGAAGGGACCGGAACCACTGCCGCCAACGAGGTGACAACCACTCCAACGGCAGGCGATCTGACCTGGGACTCCGGCGTGACGTGGGGGACAGGTGCGTGGCGGGAGACGCTCGCCGATCCGGACGACCCGAATGACACGCGCTTCGAGAACGATCGGTCGCTGGTGTTCGACGGGACCGGGTTCGCTCATTCCCAGGGCCCGGCGGTGGCGATCGACCAGTCCTACACGGTCATGGCGTTCCTCAAGCCCGCGGACGACTTCTCCGGGGTCGGCGCCGCTGTCTCCCAGGAAGGTGAGAACCGCGGCGCATTCCACCTCGGATATACGGACAACGCGAACTGCAACACGGACGTCGATGAGGACACAGGCCTGCAGCTGCCGTGCTGGGGTCTGTGGGTCAAGGACGACGACTCGACCGGTGCGGGACATCAGGCGGCCCGGTCCGATGTTCCTGCGGTCGCGGGTCAGTGGGTGCACGTGGTGGGCACGTATGACGTGTCGGATCCGGCGGAACCGACCCTGAGCGTGCGGGTGTGTGACCCGACCGAGTCCCTGGCGACACCGGAACCTGTGACGGTCGAGGCGGACCCGGTGACCTGGACGGCGCCGGGGCCGATGCGGCTCGGCTCGGGGATTCGTGCAGGGACGCCGGAATGGGTGTTCCGCGGCGCGGTTGACGACGTGCGCGTCTACCGCGAGCTGGTGGACGCGGAGCGGCTGGACCGCATCTGCAAGGGAACTGAAACCGCATGA
- a CDS encoding RHS repeat domain-containing protein, with product MSVDTSALAGSGTEIASRLRLVELPACALTTPTETECQTWADLTDPADQPEDVVSGVIEIPETADTSTRQQRTTSLRAAEASASEQVVVLAVAAGDSGDEGDWKATPLSSAASWEASGSSGSFTWSYPMRAPDTAGGLVPDVSLAYDSGSVDGMVASVNTQTSEIGEGWQLSAGGYIERKFVPCTDDQAAVGGQDPNNKDHDSGDLCWKNDNATLVLGGTASDLVKDEGTGDWHLEADDNTNVEHLTGGWNGDNNKEYWKVTTSDGTQYWFGRDKRAADDPISNLYSAWTVPVFGNHPGEPCYKSASGGGFAESSCKQAWRWNLDYVVDTSGNSMTYRYGREWNNYGRNNNETDVAAADYVRGGFLRQIDFGTRADTLTKYPQARMVFTYAERCIETSSFDCGTLNSDTRDHWPDVPQNLICSTTADSCENRLAPTFFTRKRLTGVETLIKQADTTLRSVDSWELTHSFPDSGDGLDALWLNQVQHTGNGTGNAMTLPATQFGSVQMDNRVAAGLDRSAMSRMRIGQIRTESGAMISVVYSDPDCTSSDTPSAPETNTRRCMPVWWTPEGAEDPIREWFHKYVVKQVTEDSRDGGSDPTVTSYSYPGNAAWRYVDDELTLKKHRTWSDWRGYATVDEYTGDTVSNPDITRLHTRYRYFRGMHGDRQSPTGGTKSVQIDGINDLDQWSGMVREEITYNGSAVVDRTVNTPWRSTATATSADGDKAYYTGIEKTRTTTTAPDRAAGDLVSEVNTTYDSRGRVETVSDLGDIGTGSDDTCTRTTYVTNPDKNILDTIRREETVAVKCAATPSRPADVIADQRYAYDGGQVGDAPTRGRVTASQEVKSYSGGSPSYVDVERTTYDTFGRPVTVKDAQENVTSTSYATVQNLTTGTTVTTPDPDGGSGPLAAHETVSELDPAWGVPTKVTGPDGRVTEGSYDALGRLRQVWKPGRVKGQDTASVKYWYGVRDTGVNGVRTETLTQDGSGYRRSFTIYDGLLRERQTQAASASDLATGRVVTDTTYDTRGLATLNNHAWHTSGDPAFELLTTSAAVPGRTLTEYDGAGRATRELFQVDEDAEDYDNGTYVLKWETRTQHRGDRTLVTPPDGGTPTTTITDARGRTTAIRQHTGTTPSSDYIATTYTHDAADRLTRAVDDAGNRWTYEYDLRGRQTRTTDPDKGETLTTYDILGRVETATDARGQTLGYTYDALGRKTSMREGGTSGTVRAEWTYDLLGDGTRVPGQPASTTRYVGTGTDLSEIVTTVDGYEVHGQPTATTTTIPQTVNGTDLGELARSWTTTYEYTVSGLPDKTGYQFGGGIPSETMNLAYDSADQPSGLESDRHGIYVAAADYKPTGEPARFSLGNTHAYVQDWDYEFGTNRLKKSTVVAEDPSGVAVDVRRASYTWDHAGNLTSVFDTPAADLGGRAHDRQCYDYDGLGRLVEAWTPATAGCGTAPTSEILGGAAAYWNTYSHDSVGNRTSVVEHAVGSGSDITSTYDYPEAGGAAGTQPHGVTQVEHTGAQTGTSSFTYDDAGNMTGRDQAGQTLQELSWDAEGELAAVAEDTDGDGTISTAEQDEADGYVYTADGERILRTQDGATTLYLGHQELTLDHSTGTVSGQRYYTFGGMTIATRTGYNFADVDTIISDQQGTGTVQIPNVDGPAHRVHRYTDPYGKPRGPQASQPGAGGGADGDWTGEHGFLDKPIDATGLTAIGARMYDPTLGRFISVDPVMDLTDPQQWNGYAYSHNNPTTFTDPTGMREICDSGHTCNYGKGGGITKQKKKAKPRPRPATVESTANTSNWSWWTTLRARYQAYNEGFKWIQPKPVALDPAARTTTYTGADPLVQRYIQSAHFQSARQATINELMTNGSYVRGSKPLDHGYAAGRDGLGSMRKNLMADARTHFGSEYYSNGEYENIAIALLGSHELSASPVTISFNGGGGDRRTAVIQYVVKNDTTLASATRVGYNSPNVDSAKNWIAEGSFGGRVSQEFVWYERYTYDYQGR from the coding sequence GTGAGCGTCGACACCAGTGCGCTGGCTGGCAGCGGCACGGAGATCGCTTCACGGCTGCGGCTGGTCGAACTGCCTGCCTGCGCTCTGACCACGCCCACGGAGACCGAGTGCCAGACCTGGGCCGATCTCACCGATCCCGCCGATCAGCCGGAAGACGTGGTCTCTGGCGTGATCGAGATTCCCGAGACTGCGGACACCTCAACGAGGCAGCAGAGGACTACCTCACTGCGTGCGGCGGAGGCCTCCGCGTCAGAGCAGGTCGTCGTGTTGGCGGTGGCGGCAGGCGACAGCGGTGACGAGGGCGACTGGAAGGCGACGCCGTTGTCCAGCGCAGCCTCCTGGGAGGCGTCGGGTTCGAGCGGTTCCTTCACGTGGTCGTACCCGATGCGCGCACCCGACACTGCCGGCGGGCTGGTTCCTGACGTGTCACTCGCCTACGACTCCGGTTCGGTGGACGGCATGGTGGCCTCCGTCAACACGCAGACCTCCGAGATCGGTGAGGGCTGGCAGTTGTCGGCGGGTGGTTACATCGAGCGCAAGTTCGTTCCCTGCACCGATGACCAGGCCGCGGTGGGCGGGCAGGACCCGAACAACAAGGATCATGACTCGGGCGACCTGTGCTGGAAGAACGACAACGCGACCCTCGTGCTGGGTGGAACGGCTTCGGACCTGGTCAAGGATGAGGGCACCGGTGACTGGCACCTGGAGGCGGACGACAACACGAATGTCGAGCACCTGACCGGCGGCTGGAACGGGGACAACAACAAGGAGTACTGGAAGGTCACCACCAGTGACGGCACGCAGTACTGGTTCGGGCGGGACAAGCGCGCCGCGGACGACCCGATCTCGAACCTGTACTCGGCCTGGACGGTACCGGTGTTCGGGAACCATCCGGGGGAGCCGTGCTACAAGTCGGCATCCGGCGGCGGGTTCGCCGAGTCCTCGTGCAAGCAGGCCTGGCGGTGGAACCTGGACTACGTGGTGGACACGTCAGGAAACTCCATGACCTACCGGTATGGCCGGGAGTGGAACAACTACGGGCGAAACAACAACGAGACCGATGTTGCGGCTGCCGACTACGTGCGTGGCGGATTCCTGCGCCAGATCGACTTCGGGACGCGTGCGGACACGCTGACCAAGTACCCGCAGGCGCGGATGGTGTTCACCTATGCGGAGCGGTGCATCGAGACCAGCAGTTTCGACTGCGGCACCCTGAACTCCGACACGCGCGACCACTGGCCGGACGTGCCGCAAAACCTCATCTGCTCCACGACCGCAGACTCGTGTGAGAACCGGCTGGCGCCCACGTTCTTCACGCGCAAGCGTCTGACGGGAGTGGAGACGCTGATCAAGCAGGCCGACACCACACTGCGGAGCGTGGACTCATGGGAGCTGACGCACTCGTTCCCGGATTCGGGTGACGGCCTGGACGCGCTGTGGCTGAACCAGGTGCAGCACACCGGCAACGGCACCGGCAACGCGATGACGCTGCCGGCCACGCAGTTCGGTTCGGTCCAGATGGACAACCGTGTCGCGGCAGGGCTGGACCGGTCGGCGATGTCGCGGATGCGGATCGGGCAGATCCGGACCGAGTCCGGTGCGATGATCTCGGTCGTGTACTCGGACCCGGACTGTACGTCATCCGACACGCCTTCGGCGCCGGAGACGAACACGCGACGGTGCATGCCGGTGTGGTGGACTCCCGAGGGCGCCGAGGACCCGATCCGCGAATGGTTCCACAAGTACGTGGTCAAGCAGGTCACCGAGGACTCCCGTGACGGCGGGTCCGACCCGACCGTCACGTCCTACTCCTACCCGGGCAATGCGGCGTGGCGGTACGTCGATGACGAACTCACCCTCAAGAAGCACCGCACCTGGTCCGACTGGCGAGGCTACGCCACGGTCGATGAGTACACGGGCGACACCGTGAGCAACCCCGACATCACGCGGCTGCACACCCGCTACCGCTACTTCCGCGGCATGCACGGTGACCGGCAGAGCCCGACCGGGGGAACGAAGTCGGTCCAGATCGACGGGATCAATGACCTGGACCAGTGGTCCGGCATGGTTCGCGAGGAGATCACCTACAACGGCTCGGCGGTCGTGGACCGAACGGTGAACACGCCCTGGCGATCCACAGCGACGGCGACGTCCGCGGACGGCGACAAGGCGTACTACACCGGTATCGAGAAGACCCGGACCACGACCACGGCGCCGGACCGCGCGGCAGGAGATCTGGTCAGTGAGGTGAACACCACCTACGACTCCCGCGGTCGTGTCGAGACCGTCAGCGATCTGGGCGACATCGGCACCGGCAGCGACGACACGTGCACCCGCACCACCTATGTTACGAACCCGGACAAGAACATCCTGGACACGATCCGTCGCGAGGAGACCGTCGCGGTCAAGTGCGCGGCCACGCCCTCGCGTCCCGCGGACGTGATCGCCGACCAGCGCTACGCCTACGACGGCGGTCAGGTGGGCGATGCCCCGACCCGGGGCCGGGTGACCGCCTCGCAGGAAGTGAAGTCCTATTCGGGTGGATCGCCGTCCTACGTGGACGTGGAGCGCACGACGTACGACACCTTCGGGCGACCGGTCACGGTCAAGGACGCGCAGGAGAACGTGACCTCGACGTCGTATGCGACCGTGCAGAACCTGACCACCGGCACCACGGTCACCACTCCCGACCCGGACGGCGGCTCTGGCCCGTTGGCCGCGCACGAGACCGTGTCCGAGCTTGATCCGGCATGGGGCGTGCCGACGAAGGTGACCGGCCCGGACGGGCGCGTCACGGAGGGCTCGTATGACGCGCTTGGCCGGTTGCGGCAGGTGTGGAAGCCTGGCCGGGTGAAGGGCCAGGACACGGCATCGGTGAAGTACTGGTACGGCGTGCGCGACACCGGCGTCAACGGGGTACGTACCGAGACCCTCACGCAGGATGGGTCGGGGTACCGCCGGAGTTTCACGATCTACGATGGGCTGTTGCGCGAACGTCAGACGCAGGCGGCCTCGGCATCGGACCTGGCCACGGGCAGGGTCGTCACGGACACCACGTACGACACGCGGGGCCTGGCCACGCTGAACAACCACGCCTGGCACACGAGTGGTGACCCGGCGTTCGAGCTCCTGACGACGTCGGCGGCGGTACCCGGGCGCACCCTGACCGAGTACGACGGCGCGGGCCGCGCGACACGGGAACTGTTCCAGGTGGACGAGGACGCCGAGGACTACGACAACGGCACCTACGTGCTCAAGTGGGAGACCCGCACCCAGCATCGCGGAGACCGCACGCTGGTCACCCCGCCTGACGGCGGCACTCCCACCACCACGATCACCGACGCACGCGGGCGCACGACGGCGATCCGGCAGCACACCGGTACCACCCCGTCGTCCGACTACATCGCCACGACCTACACGCACGACGCCGCCGACCGGCTCACCCGTGCCGTGGACGACGCCGGGAACCGGTGGACCTACGAGTACGACCTGCGTGGCAGGCAGACCCGGACCACGGACCCCGACAAGGGCGAGACCCTGACGACCTACGACATTCTCGGGCGTGTGGAGACGGCGACCGACGCGCGTGGGCAGACGCTCGGCTACACCTACGACGCACTCGGGCGCAAGACCTCGATGCGTGAAGGTGGGACCAGCGGGACCGTGCGGGCCGAGTGGACGTACGACCTGCTTGGGGACGGTACGAGGGTGCCGGGGCAGCCGGCGTCCACGACACGGTATGTCGGCACCGGCACGGACCTCAGCGAGATCGTCACGACCGTGGACGGGTATGAGGTTCACGGCCAGCCCACCGCGACCACGACCACCATTCCGCAGACCGTGAATGGTACGGACCTGGGAGAACTCGCCCGGTCGTGGACGACGACCTACGAGTACACGGTCTCCGGCCTGCCGGACAAGACGGGGTACCAGTTCGGCGGGGGAATTCCGTCCGAGACGATGAATCTCGCCTACGACAGTGCTGATCAGCCCAGCGGCCTGGAGAGCGACCGGCACGGGATCTATGTGGCCGCCGCGGACTACAAGCCCACTGGAGAGCCTGCACGCTTCTCGCTGGGGAACACGCACGCCTACGTGCAGGACTGGGACTACGAGTTCGGCACCAACCGGCTCAAGAAGTCCACCGTGGTGGCCGAAGACCCCTCCGGCGTCGCAGTGGATGTGCGGCGTGCGTCCTACACGTGGGACCACGCCGGTAACCTCACCAGTGTGTTCGACACCCCCGCCGCCGACCTCGGAGGCCGCGCACACGACCGTCAGTGCTACGACTACGACGGCCTCGGCCGGCTCGTGGAGGCGTGGACGCCCGCCACGGCCGGGTGCGGTACCGCGCCAACCTCAGAGATCCTCGGTGGCGCGGCCGCCTACTGGAACACGTACTCGCACGACTCAGTGGGCAACCGCACCAGCGTCGTGGAGCACGCCGTCGGGTCCGGGAGCGACATCACCAGCACGTACGACTACCCGGAGGCGGGCGGCGCCGCCGGCACCCAGCCGCACGGTGTCACCCAAGTCGAGCACACCGGCGCCCAGACCGGCACCAGCAGCTTCACCTACGACGACGCCGGGAACATGACCGGCCGCGACCAGGCCGGGCAGACGCTCCAGGAACTGTCCTGGGACGCCGAAGGCGAACTCGCGGCAGTCGCCGAGGACACCGACGGGGACGGCACCATCTCGACGGCCGAACAGGACGAGGCCGACGGCTACGTCTACACCGCCGACGGAGAGCGCATCCTGCGCACCCAGGACGGCGCCACCACGCTCTACCTCGGGCACCAGGAACTCACCCTCGACCACTCCACGGGAACCGTCTCCGGCCAGCGGTACTACACCTTCGGCGGCATGACGATCGCCACACGCACCGGCTACAACTTCGCCGACGTGGACACGATCATCTCCGACCAACAAGGCACCGGCACCGTGCAGATCCCGAACGTCGACGGGCCCGCACATCGAGTGCACCGCTACACCGACCCGTACGGCAAACCCCGCGGCCCCCAGGCATCCCAGCCCGGAGCAGGTGGTGGCGCGGACGGCGACTGGACCGGCGAACACGGCTTCCTCGACAAACCCATCGACGCCACCGGCCTGACCGCCATCGGGGCACGCATGTACGACCCAACCCTGGGCCGATTCATCTCCGTGGACCCGGTCATGGACCTGACCGACCCACAACAATGGAACGGCTACGCCTACAGCCACAACAACCCCACCACCTTCACCGACCCCACGGGCATGCGGGAGATCTGCGACAGCGGCCACACTTGCAACTACGGCAAGGGTGGCGGCATCACCAAACAAAAGAAGAAGGCTAAGCCCAGGCCCAGGCCAGCTACGGTTGAATCGACTGCCAACACCTCCAATTGGAGCTGGTGGACAACATTGCGCGCACGCTACCAGGCCTATAATGAGGGGTTTAAATGGATTCAGCCCAAGCCCGTCGCTCTTGATCCCGCGGCGCGCACAACTACGTATACTGGTGCCGACCCCCTTGTTCAGCGGTATATCCAATCTGCACATTTCCAAAGTGCCAGGCAGGCGACGATCAACGAACTCATGACAAACGGATCCTACGTCAGGGGATCGAAGCCGTTGGATCACGGATATGCTGCCGGGCGAGATGGGCTTGGGAGCATGCGCAAGAATCTCATGGCAGATGCCCGAACCCATTTCGGGAGTGAATACTACAGCAACGGTGAGTATGAAAACATTGCGATTGCTTTGCTGGGTTCACATGAGTTGTCCGCCAGTCCGGTGACGATCTCCTTCAATGGAGGGGGCGGCGACCGACGGACGGCTGTAATTCAGTATGTGGTAAAGAATGACACGACGCTCGCGTCAGCAACGCGTGTCGGATACAACAGCCCAAATGTCGATAGTGCCAAGAACTGGATCGCGGAAGGTTCGTTCGGGGGAAGGGTGTCCCAGGAATTTGTCTGGTATGAGAGATACACGTATGACTATCAAGGAAGGTAG
- a CDS encoding IS1634 family transposase, translating to MAWIRRVRTASGATAVQIAESVAGRRRIVEHVGSAHSEAELGVLLERARALLDDPGQGVLDVGVEPMPQVARLVGAGEGTLFEDPAAAGRVPAGRVSATASPLLFDALCGVFDDLGFEAVGDETFRDLVIARIVEPTSVLDTGRVLRDLGRKPASEKTMRRTLARCVGRGYRDQVARACFDHAQSSGDVSLCLYDVTTLYFEAEKEDGLRKVGYSKERRVDPQIVVGLLVDRYGFPLEIGCFEGNKAEKHTIIPIIEQFQARHQIEGVVVVADAGMLSASNLEELDAAGLGFIVGSRVTKAPIDLESHFRWYGDAFADGQVIDTITPKTGKNAENDPMLRAEPVWDKATHRSSWRAVWSFSRKRFVRDNKTLTLQANRARDVIDGKKAVKATRFVTTRAGTRRLDEKALARARSLAGLKGYVTNLSVDLMPPAEVIGCYHDLWHVEQSFRMSKTDLAARPMFARTKDAIEAHLTIVFTALAVAREAQNRTGLAIRNIVRQLRPLRSATITINGTTATFPPEIPSPQQTVLDALNPRRSQALSE from the coding sequence GTGGCGTGGATTCGGCGGGTGCGGACGGCGTCTGGTGCGACGGCGGTGCAGATCGCGGAGTCGGTGGCCGGGCGGCGGCGGATCGTGGAGCATGTCGGTTCGGCGCATTCGGAGGCCGAGCTCGGCGTACTGCTGGAGCGTGCCCGGGCGTTGCTGGACGATCCGGGTCAGGGTGTGCTGGACGTGGGCGTTGAGCCGATGCCGCAGGTGGCGCGGCTTGTCGGGGCGGGTGAGGGAACGCTGTTCGAGGATCCGGCCGCGGCCGGGCGGGTGCCGGCAGGGCGGGTGTCTGCGACCGCGTCACCGCTGTTGTTCGATGCCCTGTGTGGTGTCTTCGATGACCTGGGATTCGAGGCTGTGGGCGATGAGACGTTCCGGGACCTGGTGATCGCCCGGATCGTGGAGCCCACCTCGGTCCTGGACACCGGGCGGGTGTTGCGGGACCTGGGCCGGAAGCCTGCAAGTGAGAAGACGATGCGCCGGACACTGGCGCGCTGTGTCGGGCGCGGCTATCGGGACCAGGTCGCCCGCGCCTGCTTCGACCACGCCCAGTCCAGCGGGGACGTGTCGCTGTGCTTGTACGACGTGACCACGCTCTACTTCGAGGCGGAGAAGGAAGACGGGCTGCGGAAGGTCGGCTACTCCAAGGAACGCCGGGTTGACCCCCAGATCGTGGTCGGGCTGCTGGTCGACCGGTACGGGTTCCCTCTGGAGATCGGCTGTTTCGAGGGGAACAAGGCCGAGAAGCACACGATCATCCCGATCATCGAGCAGTTCCAGGCCCGTCATCAGATCGAGGGCGTGGTCGTGGTCGCTGACGCCGGCATGTTGTCCGCGTCGAACCTGGAGGAGCTGGATGCCGCCGGGCTCGGGTTCATCGTCGGGTCGCGGGTGACCAAGGCGCCGATCGATCTGGAGTCCCACTTCCGCTGGTACGGAGACGCGTTCGCCGACGGGCAGGTGATCGACACGATCACGCCGAAGACGGGGAAGAACGCCGAGAACGATCCGATGCTGCGCGCCGAACCGGTCTGGGACAAGGCCACGCATCGCTCGTCGTGGCGGGCGGTGTGGTCCTTCTCCCGCAAACGCTTCGTGCGGGACAACAAGACCCTGACCCTGCAGGCCAACCGCGCCCGCGACGTCATCGACGGCAAGAAGGCCGTCAAGGCGACCCGGTTTGTCACCACCCGCGCCGGGACCCGCCGGCTGGACGAGAAGGCCCTGGCCAGGGCCCGGTCACTGGCCGGGCTCAAGGGCTACGTCACCAACCTGTCCGTCGACCTCATGCCCCCGGCCGAGGTGATCGGCTGCTACCACGACCTGTGGCACGTGGAGCAGTCCTTCCGGATGAGCAAGACCGACCTGGCCGCCCGGCCCATGTTCGCTCGCACCAAGGACGCGATCGAAGCCCACCTGACCATCGTGTTCACCGCCCTGGCCGTAGCCCGCGAAGCTCAGAACCGCACCGGGCTCGCGATCCGGAACATCGTGCGCCAGCTCCGCCCCCTGCGATCAGCCACGATCACGATCAACGGCACCACCGCAACGTTCCCACCCGAAATCCCCAGCCCACAGCAGACCGTCCTGGACGCGCTCAACCCGCGCCGATCTCAGGCACTAAGCGAATGA